In Mugil cephalus isolate CIBA_MC_2020 chromosome 19, CIBA_Mcephalus_1.1, whole genome shotgun sequence, the genomic stretch TCCCTGACAGCCATCTGGGTGCTGTCTGGTCTGCTGGCGGCCCCCACTCTTATCTTCCGCAACACCAAATCTGACGCCGAAACCAACCGCACATCCTGCGCCATGGACTTCAGCCTGGTGCTGACGAACAAAAATCAAGAGAACCTGTGGATTGCCGGCCTCAGCATCTCCTCCTCGGCCCTGGGCTTTCTCCTGCCCTTCCTGGCCATGATGGTGTGCTACGGCTTCATCGGCTGCACCGTGACCCGCCACTTCAACAGCCTGCGCAAAGAGGACCAGCGCAAGAGGAGGCTGCTGAAGATCATCACCACGCTGGTGGTGGTGTTCGCCGCCTGCTGGATCCCCTTCCACGTGGTGAAGAGCGCCGACGCCCTCTCCTACCTGGACGTGTTCCCCGGTACGTGCTCCTTCCTGCGCTTCCTGCTGCTGGCCCACCCCTACGCCACCTGCCTGGCCTACGTCAACAGCTGCCTCAACCCCTTCCTGTACGCCTTCTTCGACCTGCGCTTCAGATCCCAGTGCTTGTGCCTACTCAACCTGAAGAAGTTCTTGCACTCCAGTCCGGCCAGTTCCTTGTCCTCGCAGAAGACAGAGGCCCAGTCTCTGCCGACGAAGGTGTGACCACAGCTCAGGGCCCGGAGGCAagctggggaggaggtggacaaTGCAGAACAATGCAGGTAAATCAAAACCTTGTAGCGTTGGGTGCTGTCTTAGAGATCGCCAGCAGTCAGTTTCAGGGTGTCACCTTTCACTCCCCTCTGACTCTGCGGACGATAGACTGAGGAAGACTTTTGGGGCGTGAACACGCTGAAACCCCAGCCTCACTTCCAGTCGCGGGGAAGCACAACTGAGCTACTCAAGCGCAATGGGATCAAGCCTGACCGCAGACTTTTCTTGCAGAAAAAGTGGAATGTATTTTCTCAAGAGGGCATGAGTTCTCCTGTGGACTTTATGCAAAGTGACAAGCTTTGAACTCTGAAACCATGTCCTCAAGTCACAGTGAAGTGTATTGCTCATGCATTTGCCCCTGTTGTTCTTATTTGCATTAGTAAGCACTTGAGGTTTGTAATCTTCCAGGCTGCTCTGCTCTCCAGCTCCGTCTGCAGTATCTGCACCACAGCCAGCAGTATtacacgtgtgtgtgagaggtgtTGGAGTCTGATAAGAGTGTGTGTTGTAAGTGTGTGTTGTAAGTGTTGGAGGGGGGTGCAGACGGAGCAGACAGACAAGCAGATGGCAGCTGACAAATGTTTTCAGGTTGATGAAAGGGCCCAATTAAAAGGTGACTGTTTTGGCAGTCTGTCCGAGTGTGAAGGAATGAGCGTGTGTCTGCTGAACGTCAGACTATCAATGAATTTGTATCTGGAAAcagcatttagtttttttttgtgaatacacatttttttcaactcATGTCTACaattttgttattaaaaaaggtgctttgaaaaaaaaacccaaacaacaacatctctctctctgtctgtctgtgtggtgtCACTCTGTTACTCGCGGCGGCCTCTCGTTAAGTCTGCCTGGAATGTATTTTCTAACGTCCAGTGAATACGCCGCTTCCTGTTGGTGCATTGCTGAGCGGAGGCAGTCTCCTTCCCATTGTGTTCGCAGGGCCGAAATCAAAGGATATGTCTGCAGGAAATGCACGTTCAACTtctgtttccctcctccagctGGTTTGTTGCTTCTCTGTTACAATTCACCGACGCAAACAATCAGCGACTACAAAAGTTTCTGGACTGGATCGACCGCACGACGCTTGGCTTTGTCCCAGAAATGTTAAAATCTCCAAAGTGTTAATTAGGATATCTTATCCTGCACCTAAATGTATCTCAAATATCATCTCAGACACTCTTTCACGCTAAGTGGATATAATCAACTGTGTGATTTTAGCGTTCGATGAATAACCAATTTTGACTGTAATGAGCTTTTAATGGGATATAATCAGCAACAGTGGGGAGACAGAGGGATTGGGCTAATCCTTGGCGTGTGTCCACCGCCCGCCCCCTTTGTAATACCTGTGATAGAGACAGACTTAATCTTAATTAGATACAGAACACTTCCGGGAAACCAATTAGAGTGAGGAGTTTACAAGAGGGAAAATTTTAACGGTGACTTTAATTTCCGATAGGGAAGTCTTTCTTTGTCACTGGAAAGGAAAGAAATCgaatccacatttattctgcTTCCTTCACCCTAATCTCATTCAAGACGTGACACAAACAGCTGCATTAAAACAAGGGCACgacaacatgttttattaatgaaacTGCACACGgcacttttacatttttcacaagAGGACTTGTCACATTATCCTCCACCTGTCAGCAT encodes the following:
- the aplnrb gene encoding apelin receptor B; the protein is MEMETTSVPYDYYDYDDEAENSTMCDYSEWTPSYSVIPVLYMLIFILGLSGNGVVIFTVWRAQGKRRAADVYIGNLALADLTFVVTLPLWAVYTAMGYHWPFGVALCKISSYVVLLNMYASVFCLTCMSFDRYLAIVHSLSSTQLRTRGYIRGSLTAIWVLSGLLAAPTLIFRNTKSDAETNRTSCAMDFSLVLTNKNQENLWIAGLSISSSALGFLLPFLAMMVCYGFIGCTVTRHFNSLRKEDQRKRRLLKIITTLVVVFAACWIPFHVVKSADALSYLDVFPGTCSFLRFLLLAHPYATCLAYVNSCLNPFLYAFFDLRFRSQCLCLLNLKKFLHSSPASSLSSQKTEAQSLPTKV